A single region of the Chitinophaga niabensis genome encodes:
- a CDS encoding chondroitinase-B domain-containing protein, giving the protein MNENSTYGKKRFPLLSKLLTAGCMLLLTTSATAQTVRTAVSAAQLNAAIAASAPGDTIVMTNGTWTNVSINFNASATATQPVTLRAQTPGKVILTGSSTLTFSAPYLVASGLCFKSGALTGGAIVKFNTNNCRLTSTAIVNYNPAVRSTSYYWVNFNGSYNRVDSCYFTGKNHHQPTIGNEQSNSRYNKVDHCYFKNMGGSGNGSEIFRIWGYGRNEELGTDGAFFTIEHNLLEAADGEGLEMISLKSNRNIVRYNTIKNTKGEITLRSGNFNTVEGNFIIGNNKEGSRGIRITGQNHKIINNYIENIREDAIVLIAGEFIDSFLTPDYKPILRAGTPLGRVPAYGPIKNVIIAHNTIVNPGGEGMDIGAAYKASWPSSQRMMLPQNCTIANNVIVKSSGVAITSPAQDMNPPLDVFNFEPNIYEGNVIYGATLNMHPAPASGITTQNPLLSVTGGLFRPSASSPLVNAGAGMYATDDMDGQPRDSNSDIGADESSSAPIIRKPLTPAETGPHWKDEIVIENPSPDITDNGGIISAQYANTGNPSQSFSSLIDNNTTTKYFISGKNALWVQYQSTVPAIVVKYTLTSGDDVASRDPRDWTLLASNDSTNWDTLDTRVGETFPSRGLTQTYAIADSASYIFYRLYVTANNGSSGTQFAEWQLIRHMEPEPEPEPENPFDLTDNHGTIIAQYTNTSKPSENYPSLIDNNPATKYYMSGRTALWVQYKSSIPAVAVSYTITSGNDTPTRDPKNWNLQASADSINWVTLDTQTNETFASRGLVKSYDFINTTPYLFYRLNVTANNTATGTQFAEWEIYQRKTQTIVFTDIPDKTYGDEPFELIATASSGGEVEFEVVSGPATFDGAMLTITGAGTVIVKATQAGDNNYFPAELEQTFTVSEASQQVAFTPIDTKTYGDAPFILRATASSKLPVSVFEIMSGPATIADSVLTITGAGTVTVRASQPGNGNYLTASEEQTFEVNKASQAITFPTISPKYIDDQAALHATASSGLPVSYSIVNGAGRVIDSTLSFLQEGTVIIRANQAGNENYLEAPGADLSVLVYGYDKKKDGLQIKVLPNPTHGILKVKLDNKDHSKQYVLHIYDQTGNIVQSTIIQKNDHKFEIDLDISSCRIGVYYLYISDGMKTFTKIIEKN; this is encoded by the coding sequence ATGAACGAAAATTCCACTTATGGGAAAAAGCGATTCCCCTTGTTATCAAAATTGCTGACCGCAGGCTGTATGCTATTGCTCACAACCAGTGCCACTGCGCAAACGGTTCGCACAGCAGTCAGTGCAGCACAACTGAACGCCGCCATTGCCGCCTCAGCACCCGGAGACACCATTGTGATGACCAACGGTACCTGGACCAATGTCAGCATTAACTTTAACGCCAGCGCCACTGCCACGCAACCTGTAACACTGCGGGCACAAACACCTGGCAAGGTGATCCTGACCGGCAGTTCTACCCTTACCTTTTCCGCTCCTTACCTCGTGGCCAGCGGCCTCTGTTTTAAAAGTGGCGCGCTGACCGGCGGTGCTATTGTGAAATTCAATACCAATAATTGCCGGCTCACCAGCACAGCTATTGTGAACTATAACCCTGCGGTAAGGTCTACCAGTTACTACTGGGTCAACTTCAACGGCTCTTACAATCGTGTTGACAGTTGTTACTTTACCGGGAAGAACCACCACCAGCCCACCATTGGTAATGAACAGTCCAATAGCCGGTACAATAAGGTAGACCATTGTTATTTTAAGAACATGGGGGGATCCGGGAATGGCTCTGAAATATTCCGCATATGGGGATATGGCCGGAACGAAGAACTGGGAACGGACGGCGCTTTCTTTACAATTGAACACAACCTGCTGGAAGCGGCAGACGGTGAGGGCCTGGAAATGATCTCCTTAAAATCCAACAGGAACATTGTTCGTTACAACACTATAAAAAACACTAAAGGAGAGATCACTTTAAGAAGCGGGAACTTCAATACTGTGGAAGGTAACTTTATCATCGGCAATAATAAAGAAGGCTCAAGGGGCATCCGCATAACAGGGCAAAATCACAAGATCATCAATAACTATATCGAAAATATAAGAGAAGATGCCATTGTGCTGATTGCAGGAGAGTTTATCGATTCCTTCCTGACCCCTGATTACAAACCGATCCTCAGAGCTGGTACACCACTTGGACGCGTACCTGCATACGGGCCGATAAAAAATGTGATCATTGCACACAATACCATCGTAAACCCAGGGGGTGAAGGTATGGACATCGGCGCTGCTTACAAAGCCAGCTGGCCATCCTCTCAACGGATGATGCTGCCGCAAAATTGTACGATCGCTAATAACGTGATCGTTAAAAGCAGCGGAGTAGCTATTACAAGTCCTGCACAGGACATGAATCCTCCCCTGGATGTATTCAATTTTGAGCCCAACATCTATGAAGGCAACGTGATCTACGGCGCTACACTTAATATGCACCCCGCGCCTGCTTCAGGCATCACCACGCAGAATCCGCTGCTTTCCGTAACGGGCGGATTATTCCGCCCTTCAGCCAGCAGTCCTTTGGTGAACGCAGGAGCCGGAATGTACGCTACCGATGATATGGATGGTCAACCCCGCGACAGCAATTCCGATATAGGGGCCGACGAAAGCTCCAGCGCACCCATCATCCGCAAACCCTTAACTCCTGCGGAAACAGGGCCACATTGGAAAGACGAGATTGTGATAGAAAACCCTTCGCCTGATATTACCGACAACGGCGGCATCATCTCTGCACAATATGCCAACACCGGCAACCCATCGCAAAGCTTCAGCAGCCTGATCGATAACAACACCACTACCAAATATTTTATTTCCGGCAAAAATGCGCTGTGGGTGCAATACCAATCCACCGTGCCAGCCATTGTGGTGAAGTATACCCTCACTTCCGGCGATGACGTGGCCAGCCGCGACCCCAGGGACTGGACATTGCTGGCCTCTAACGACAGCACCAACTGGGATACGCTCGATACCCGCGTGGGGGAAACTTTTCCCTCCCGTGGGCTCACCCAAACGTATGCCATCGCCGATTCAGCATCGTACATTTTTTACCGCCTATATGTTACCGCCAATAATGGCAGCAGCGGTACACAGTTTGCCGAATGGCAATTGATCCGGCATATGGAACCAGAGCCGGAACCGGAACCGGAAAACCCCTTCGACCTTACCGATAATCACGGCACCATCATTGCCCAATACACCAATACCTCCAAACCTTCTGAAAATTATCCCTCCCTTATTGACAACAACCCCGCAACAAAATATTATATGAGCGGAAGAACAGCTTTATGGGTGCAATACAAATCGTCTATACCCGCCGTTGCCGTATCATACACCATCACATCCGGCAACGATACACCCACCCGCGACCCGAAGAACTGGAATTTGCAGGCATCTGCCGACAGCATTAACTGGGTAACCCTCGATACCCAAACGAATGAAACTTTTGCCAGCAGAGGGCTGGTCAAGTCGTACGACTTCATCAACACCACCCCTTACCTCTTTTACCGGCTTAACGTTACCGCCAACAATACGGCTACCGGAACACAGTTTGCCGAATGGGAGATCTATCAACGTAAAACACAAACCATTGTATTTACTGACATCCCCGACAAAACATATGGCGATGAGCCTTTTGAACTGATCGCCACCGCCAGTTCCGGCGGGGAGGTTGAGTTTGAAGTGGTTTCCGGACCCGCCACCTTCGATGGCGCTATGCTCACTATTACCGGCGCAGGCACTGTAATAGTGAAAGCCACGCAGGCCGGTGATAACAATTATTTTCCGGCAGAACTGGAACAAACATTTACAGTGAGTGAAGCAAGTCAGCAGGTTGCGTTTACACCGATTGATACAAAAACTTATGGCGATGCGCCTTTCATACTCCGTGCCACCGCCAGCAGCAAGCTACCTGTGAGTGTGTTTGAAATTATGTCAGGCCCGGCCACTATTGCTGACTCCGTACTGACTATTACCGGCGCGGGAACAGTTACTGTACGCGCCAGCCAGCCGGGTAATGGCAACTACCTGACCGCAAGTGAAGAACAAACCTTTGAGGTAAACAAGGCTTCCCAAGCCATTACATTCCCAACCATCAGCCCGAAATACATTGACGACCAGGCAGCACTCCACGCCACAGCCAGTTCCGGCCTGCCTGTCAGCTATTCCATTGTAAACGGTGCCGGAAGGGTGATAGACAGCACGCTGTCGTTCCTTCAGGAAGGCACTGTTATAATACGGGCCAACCAGGCTGGTAATGAAAATTACCTGGAGGCACCCGGCGCAGACCTGTCGGTGCTCGTGTATGGCTATGATAAAAAGAAAGATGGTCTCCAGATAAAAGTATTACCTAACCCCACACATGGAATATTAAAGGTGAAACTCGATAATAAAGACCATAGCAAACAATATGTGCTGCATATCTACGACCAGACCGGCAACATAGTGCAATCTACCATCATCCAAAAGAACGATCACAAGTTCGAGATCGACCTGGACATATCCAGCTGCCGCATTGGCGTGTATTATTTATATATTTCCGATGGCATGAAAACATTTACAAAGATCATCGAGAAAAACTAA
- a CDS encoding S41 family peptidase — translation MKLTILCLILCTATSAFSQSFTKDQMREDLDTLIHTIARVSPHIAVKKDAWKYDGIQEMKNLKKRIDTISSDLSYYLLLEQAFTLSQDMHTSSWFPLPDWAKAEEAAFRRIRSRFKMAIPNTYVNGKYIIREAFAYEQDTIGIGSEIRQIEGIPVDKYVRQHISGRYYSYDMKHGKFYGAGFFKNTETVFYDSLSFTFRLPSGAIKNLRMSTREFTRYLPVGYKRKNNITRIELWEPEKVLYIRLTEMNADSIPFLQRELARYKEHTKDIERIIVDFRGNPGGDDTTWQALYSAIIPSPVSYPLKLSANKGFGKKKETLPLLTKYGLYALVDETETLGPSDSSLHFTGKIFVLFEDHYSSAGSAMIIPNAKKDDQIISVGRRTGTFLGVGFAPLFFTLPHSRIPYRIAPSIETTGAIRAGDLMHDDPEIEVPYDIRDFEATATYTGDLNDKAYLLRYDPFIRIAMQH, via the coding sequence ATGAAGCTTACGATCCTCTGTCTTATACTATGTACCGCAACCAGTGCCTTTTCCCAATCTTTTACAAAAGACCAGATGCGGGAAGACCTGGATACTTTGATCCACACTATCGCCCGGGTTTCTCCCCATATTGCTGTTAAAAAGGACGCATGGAAGTATGATGGCATACAGGAGATGAAAAACCTTAAGAAAAGGATCGACACAATTTCATCGGACCTTTCCTATTATCTTCTGCTCGAACAGGCATTTACACTTTCGCAGGATATGCATACCAGCAGCTGGTTTCCGCTTCCCGACTGGGCAAAGGCTGAAGAGGCTGCTTTCCGTCGTATTCGTTCCCGCTTTAAGATGGCTATTCCTAACACCTATGTGAACGGGAAGTATATTATCCGTGAGGCTTTCGCTTATGAACAGGATACTATCGGAATAGGATCGGAGATCAGGCAAATAGAAGGGATACCTGTGGATAAGTATGTGCGGCAGCATATTTCCGGCAGATATTATTCATATGATATGAAGCACGGGAAATTCTATGGTGCCGGGTTTTTTAAGAATACCGAAACGGTTTTCTACGATAGCCTCTCCTTCACTTTTCGCCTTCCTTCAGGGGCTATTAAAAACCTGAGAATGTCTACCAGGGAATTTACCCGTTATTTGCCTGTAGGATATAAACGGAAGAATAATATCACACGCATTGAACTTTGGGAACCTGAAAAGGTTCTTTATATCCGCCTAACCGAAATGAACGCAGACTCCATACCCTTTCTGCAAAGAGAACTGGCCCGCTATAAGGAACATACAAAGGATATTGAACGGATCATCGTGGATTTCCGGGGTAATCCGGGCGGGGATGATACTACCTGGCAAGCCCTTTATTCCGCAATTATTCCCTCACCTGTTTCTTATCCCCTGAAATTAAGCGCTAATAAAGGCTTCGGCAAAAAGAAAGAAACATTACCCTTATTGACGAAATATGGATTATACGCGCTTGTTGATGAAACAGAAACATTAGGACCTTCGGATTCCTCCCTGCATTTTACAGGTAAGATCTTCGTTTTATTTGAGGATCATTATTCCAGTGCCGGCAGCGCTATGATCATCCCGAATGCTAAAAAGGATGACCAGATCATTTCTGTAGGCCGGAGGACCGGAACCTTCCTGGGTGTTGGTTTTGCACCACTGTTCTTTACACTTCCGCATTCAAGGATACCCTACCGCATTGCACCTTCTATTGAAACCACAGGCGCTATCCGTGCCGGGGACCTGATGCATGACGATCCTGAGATAGAGGTGCCATACGATATCCGTGATTTTGAAGCGACCGCCACTTACACCGGCGACCTGAACGATAAAGCTTACCTGCTCCGTTATGATCCTTTTATCAGGATCGCTATGCAACATTGA
- a CDS encoding DoxX family membrane protein: MNKHIANAQFLLRLALGIGFILPVLDRIGLIGAPGSNGVAWGNWSNFVDYTHSLVPYLSRSLAEVAGWTATILEAVFGVLLIIGYKTKWAAFGSFGLTLIFAVSMFFFSNYRAPFSYSVFVVSFSSLLLAGLPYHKWSLD, from the coding sequence ATGAATAAGCACATAGCAAATGCACAATTTCTGCTGAGGCTTGCACTCGGTATAGGTTTTATCTTACCTGTCCTGGACCGTATCGGCCTGATTGGTGCCCCGGGAAGTAATGGAGTAGCATGGGGCAACTGGAGTAACTTCGTGGACTATACGCATTCCTTAGTGCCCTACTTAAGCCGTTCACTGGCAGAGGTGGCTGGATGGACCGCAACGATCCTGGAAGCTGTATTCGGTGTGCTGCTGATCATAGGTTACAAAACAAAATGGGCCGCTTTTGGCAGCTTTGGCCTCACGCTGATCTTTGCTGTAAGCATGTTCTTCTTTTCAAACTATAGAGCGCCGTTTAGTTATTCCGTATTTGTGGTAAGCTTTTCCAGTTTATTGCTGGCTGGCCTTCCTTATCATAAATGGAGCCTGGACTGA
- a CDS encoding endopygalactorunase, producing MKKLSWVLVPFFSFIGFAIEAQAQAPHIVRITKDTLVVATGSTYAFTVDTKENEGLVSTKADEQQLLSELAFLRGPGQYKLANYHIIEERKALSPQFRLAQQQITVNTKRNISLFFTAGQRSPQATVRFHIPAGINVTPDNVTVNVIGRGEVLLKDLPNQSIGRTGTKYSYSKVGVADISRSNTGGTLLTLSQLDLRPANGEDVIVVIRDVQLNKAGTYAFKADYSTSQPEVLNSAATTANLQAVHTITDLERELDKSLTYKETPSTYTMVSFKWSPSGKVTLMHSMDKGKTWKPFPVKIEHNKVTIEGLQPNQLHAFRLAEKGNGFSNTVYFYSGKMDIKTFGLKGEDDTEKINEAIAYLHNIGGGTLLFSSGTYNVRTVHLKSNVYLYIEKDATIKALKGADAPETTWFSDKKYRSGLSPTDAGPYEDPENYMTKQDVGHHYFRNTMFFGERLDNIKIIGNGYITGNGNLNTSDKVMNNAPDSRADKMFTLKLCTNLEIGGIHREEDLWYDEKKDEPYYMGNNRETGNMLHIDRAGHFVLLATGTDNIHVHDTYFGKQNTSSVRDIYDFMACNNVVVTNIYSKVSSDDIVKPGSDCSLGFTRPASHYRVRNVIGDTNCNLFQIGSETADDIKDICVDNIYILGANKAGFSISTNDGAHIKDIHLNCGHTGTLHSRSKMYRSFTPFFISISNRARILGAEVGKYAFTDNGVPHNELLVKNVNIGQVENIIINGIDVYEVYAGSSFSGKVRWKAYDGSQRRATPIVAGYSLPDNGIDFKLPNGNHTGYIKNIQFNDVQVLVKGGNPASDTTATPPELGVGQYNASNLKIQPSYGLWVRHVNGLTVTKSSFKVEQPDGRYPIFLDDVKGATIRDVKVAGPKDNNMAVKLKNSSGVTVENIGL from the coding sequence ATGAAGAAATTGTCATGGGTACTGGTACCCTTTTTCTCCTTCATTGGCTTTGCTATTGAAGCACAAGCGCAGGCACCCCATATTGTCCGGATCACTAAAGATACCCTCGTGGTAGCTACCGGAAGCACTTATGCCTTTACCGTAGATACTAAGGAAAATGAAGGGCTGGTCTCCACCAAAGCAGATGAACAACAATTGCTGTCGGAACTGGCTTTTCTGCGCGGACCTGGTCAATATAAGTTAGCCAACTATCACATAATAGAAGAGCGAAAAGCCCTCAGCCCGCAATTCCGTTTAGCGCAACAACAGATCACCGTCAATACTAAAAGGAATATCTCGCTATTTTTTACCGCGGGGCAAAGAAGCCCACAGGCAACCGTACGTTTCCATATCCCTGCCGGCATCAACGTTACGCCGGATAATGTAACTGTGAATGTGATCGGCCGTGGTGAGGTATTATTAAAAGACCTGCCGAACCAGTCAATAGGCCGCACAGGTACAAAGTACTCCTATTCAAAAGTGGGTGTAGCTGATATAAGCCGTTCAAACACCGGAGGCACGTTGCTTACTTTAAGCCAATTGGATCTTCGGCCAGCCAATGGAGAAGATGTGATTGTTGTGATCAGGGATGTGCAACTGAATAAAGCAGGAACGTATGCATTCAAAGCTGACTATTCCACTTCCCAACCGGAAGTACTGAATAGTGCAGCCACAACAGCTAATCTTCAGGCCGTTCATACTATCACAGATCTTGAAAGGGAGTTGGACAAAAGCCTTACCTATAAGGAAACACCTTCCACCTATACAATGGTTAGTTTTAAATGGAGCCCTTCCGGCAAGGTTACCCTGATGCATTCAATGGATAAAGGAAAAACATGGAAACCCTTTCCTGTTAAGATTGAGCATAACAAGGTTACCATAGAAGGTTTACAGCCCAATCAGCTACATGCATTCAGACTGGCTGAAAAAGGCAACGGATTTTCCAATACCGTATATTTCTATTCCGGTAAAATGGATATCAAAACATTCGGTTTAAAAGGTGAAGATGATACAGAAAAGATCAATGAAGCCATTGCATACCTGCACAATATAGGTGGTGGTACACTGTTGTTCAGCAGTGGCACTTATAACGTAAGGACTGTTCACCTGAAAAGCAACGTATACCTCTATATTGAAAAAGACGCTACCATCAAAGCTTTGAAAGGAGCCGATGCCCCGGAAACCACCTGGTTCAGCGATAAAAAATATCGTTCCGGCCTCTCTCCTACCGATGCCGGGCCCTACGAAGATCCAGAAAACTACATGACCAAACAGGATGTAGGACACCATTATTTCAGGAACACCATGTTCTTCGGAGAACGGCTGGATAATATCAAGATCATAGGAAATGGGTACATCACCGGCAATGGTAATCTCAATACCAGTGACAAGGTAATGAACAATGCGCCGGATAGCCGTGCTGATAAGATGTTCACCCTGAAACTATGCACCAATCTTGAAATAGGCGGTATCCACCGGGAAGAAGATCTCTGGTATGATGAAAAGAAAGACGAACCGTATTACATGGGCAACAACAGGGAAACAGGTAATATGCTGCACATAGACCGTGCAGGGCATTTTGTGTTATTAGCTACAGGCACAGATAACATCCATGTGCATGATACCTATTTCGGCAAACAAAATACATCTTCTGTAAGGGATATCTACGATTTCATGGCCTGCAATAATGTAGTAGTGACCAATATCTATTCAAAAGTAAGTTCGGACGATATCGTAAAACCTGGTTCCGATTGTTCCCTGGGTTTTACCCGCCCGGCCAGTCATTATCGTGTACGCAATGTGATCGGGGATACCAACTGCAACCTCTTCCAGATAGGATCAGAAACTGCTGATGATATCAAAGATATCTGCGTAGATAACATATATATACTCGGCGCCAACAAAGCAGGCTTCTCCATTTCCACTAACGATGGCGCACACATAAAAGATATCCATCTCAATTGCGGCCATACCGGCACTTTACATTCCCGCTCAAAAATGTACCGCTCTTTTACGCCTTTTTTCATTTCAATCTCTAACAGGGCGCGGATACTGGGTGCTGAAGTAGGAAAGTATGCTTTCACAGACAATGGCGTACCACATAATGAATTACTGGTGAAGAATGTGAACATCGGGCAGGTAGAGAATATCATCATCAATGGCATAGATGTTTATGAAGTATACGCAGGCAGTTCCTTCAGCGGAAAGGTCCGCTGGAAAGCTTACGATGGCTCGCAGCGAAGAGCCACCCCAATAGTAGCCGGTTACAGCCTGCCTGATAACGGGATAGATTTCAAACTGCCTAATGGCAACCATACCGGGTATATCAAAAACATTCAGTTCAATGATGTGCAGGTATTGGTAAAAGGTGGCAACCCTGCATCGGATACCACAGCCACCCCTCCTGAACTGGGTGTTGGGCAATACAATGCCTCCAATCTGAAAATACAGCCCTCCTATGGCCTCTGGGTAAGACATGTAAACGGACTTACTGTTACCAAGAGCAGCTTTAAGGTAGAGCAGCCCGATGGCCGGTATCCCATCTTCCTCGACGACGTGAAAGGAGCAACGATCAGGGATGTAAAAGTGGCAGGCCCCAAAGACAATAATATGGCAGTGAAGTTGAAAAACTCATCCGGAGTAACAGTAGAGAATATCGGGTTATAG
- a CDS encoding GDSL-type esterase/lipase family protein, with amino-acid sequence MIHRSTFLFLFLFAVLSSFAQKKTRIACIGNSITYGAGIVNRENNNYPQQLQAMLGNTYEVMNFGVNGTTLLKNGNNPYWKTSQYTAALASKPDIVFIKLGTNDSKAVNRPFYPEFEKDYTALIASFRKLATKPRIVLLLPVPSFSPDSNQIYDPIIKGRIIPMIQKVAYETGTEIINLYPLFIDKADMFPDKIHPSSIGANVIARRLYEAVKINKDKPSDIFSQIKEDKKRSSFYGFECVDFTLNNHPCKIVKPKVAVKGKPWVWRARFWGHEPQTDIALLERGYHIVFCDVAELFGNSEAVSVWNKFYDYLQQRGLSKRAALEGMSRGGVYIYNWALANPEKVACIYADAPVLDLKSWPGGKGKGPGSKKDWEIFKKDYNLTEEQASQFNNNPLDNAAKIAKLGFPMLHVVGDIDEAVPVDENTNPFEEKVKAAGGDIVVIHKPEGKHHPHSLPNPTLIADFILHATGNKFNFAAIAAPGVEYRSGAGWTEGKDWWAQFRNIDSLLDARKNLDILFLGNSITQGIGGTRTYVTSKPAFAIFDSVFAGRSWECAGISGDRTQNILWRLQHGNYAKAKPKVMVITIGVNNFGDDSAEEIATGILAIEKWTKTHMPSTKIILTGPLPTSLKKDTDRRRKYERIHEILSASKTAASYFPLSNTFIQEDGDIIPGTYSNDGIHLAKNGYRLWALALKPVIDNLL; translated from the coding sequence ATGATACACAGATCCACGTTCCTGTTCCTCTTCCTCTTTGCCGTACTTTCTTCTTTTGCACAGAAAAAGACCAGGATTGCCTGCATAGGCAACAGCATCACTTATGGCGCAGGCATAGTGAACAGGGAAAACAACAACTACCCCCAGCAGTTACAGGCTATGCTGGGCAATACATACGAAGTGATGAACTTTGGGGTGAATGGCACTACCCTGCTGAAGAACGGGAACAACCCTTACTGGAAAACCAGTCAGTATACTGCAGCGCTGGCCAGTAAGCCCGATATCGTTTTTATCAAGTTAGGTACGAATGATAGCAAGGCGGTGAACCGGCCTTTTTATCCTGAATTCGAAAAAGACTACACCGCATTGATTGCTTCATTCAGGAAACTGGCAACAAAACCAAGGATTGTTCTATTATTACCAGTCCCCTCTTTTTCGCCAGACAGCAACCAGATCTATGATCCCATCATAAAAGGCAGGATCATCCCTATGATCCAGAAAGTGGCTTATGAAACCGGTACAGAGATCATCAATTTGTATCCCCTGTTTATAGATAAGGCGGATATGTTCCCGGATAAGATACATCCCTCCTCTATTGGCGCGAACGTAATTGCCCGGCGTTTATACGAAGCGGTTAAAATAAATAAAGACAAACCATCCGATATCTTTTCCCAAATAAAAGAGGATAAAAAACGCAGTTCCTTCTACGGCTTTGAATGTGTGGATTTCACTTTAAATAACCACCCTTGCAAAATAGTGAAGCCTAAGGTAGCGGTGAAAGGAAAACCCTGGGTATGGCGTGCAAGGTTCTGGGGCCATGAGCCGCAAACAGATATTGCCCTGCTGGAAAGAGGTTACCACATTGTATTCTGTGATGTAGCCGAGCTGTTTGGAAATAGCGAAGCGGTAAGCGTATGGAACAAGTTCTATGATTACCTGCAACAGCGCGGCCTGTCTAAAAGAGCAGCCCTCGAAGGTATGAGCCGTGGCGGGGTATATATTTATAACTGGGCATTAGCCAATCCGGAAAAAGTAGCCTGTATCTATGCTGATGCGCCGGTACTGGACCTGAAAAGCTGGCCCGGTGGAAAAGGGAAAGGCCCCGGTAGCAAAAAAGACTGGGAGATCTTTAAGAAAGATTATAACCTGACGGAAGAACAAGCCAGCCAGTTTAACAATAACCCGCTGGACAATGCGGCGAAGATCGCCAAACTGGGCTTCCCCATGCTGCATGTAGTGGGTGATATAGACGAAGCAGTGCCGGTAGATGAAAACACGAATCCCTTTGAGGAAAAAGTAAAAGCTGCCGGAGGAGATATTGTTGTTATTCATAAACCAGAAGGCAAACATCATCCTCATAGCCTGCCTAATCCTACCCTTATTGCAGACTTTATCTTACATGCAACCGGCAATAAATTCAACTTTGCAGCCATTGCTGCTCCCGGCGTTGAATATCGCTCCGGTGCTGGCTGGACGGAAGGAAAGGATTGGTGGGCGCAGTTCAGGAACATCGACAGCCTGCTGGATGCCAGGAAAAACTTAGACATCCTGTTCCTGGGTAATTCCATCACACAAGGCATCGGCGGAACAAGGACCTATGTAACCAGCAAACCGGCCTTTGCTATCTTTGACTCTGTATTTGCCGGCCGCAGCTGGGAATGCGCAGGTATTTCCGGAGACCGCACCCAGAATATATTATGGCGCCTGCAACATGGCAACTATGCCAAAGCGAAACCCAAAGTAATGGTGATCACTATTGGCGTAAATAATTTTGGGGACGATAGCGCCGAAGAAATTGCAACAGGTATCCTGGCCATTGAAAAATGGACAAAGACCCATATGCCCTCCACCAAAATTATACTAACCGGCCCCCTGCCTACCAGTTTGAAAAAAGATACAGACCGCCGCAGGAAGTATGAAAGGATCCACGAGATCCTGTCAGCCAGTAAAACCGCGGCCTCTTATTTCCCCTTATCGAATACATTTATCCAGGAGGATGGAGATATTATTCCCGGAACTTATTCCAACGATGGTATCCACCTGGCAAAAAATGGATACCGCCTGTGGGCATTGGCCTTAAAACCGGTAATAGACAACCTGCTTTAG